Proteins from a genomic interval of Chiloscyllium plagiosum isolate BGI_BamShark_2017 chromosome 36, ASM401019v2, whole genome shotgun sequence:
- the tnfaip8l3 gene encoding tumor necrosis factor alpha-induced protein 8-like protein 3, with protein sequence MATKAVANMLIDDTSSDILDELYKVTRDYTNDKKEAHKVLKDLIKIALKIGILYRNNQFNQDEVETVDKFKKKLNQAAMTAVSFYEVEFTFDRNILAELLTECKDLLHVLIERHLTPKSHGRIDHVFRLFADVEFLSELYNPDGVYKEYLQKICEGVNKLLDEGIV encoded by the coding sequence ATGGCCACCAAGGCAGTGGCCAATATGCTCATTGACGACACAAGTAGTGACATCCTGGATGAACTGTACAAAGTAACCAGAGATTACACAAATGACAAGAAAGAGGCCCACAAAGTCTTAAAGGATTTGATCAAGATTGCTTTAAAAATCGGAATCCTCTACAGGAATAACCAGTTCAACCAGGACGAAGTGGAGACAGTGGATAAATTCAAGAAGAAATTAAATCAGGCGGCCATGACGGCAGTCAGTTTCTATGAGGTTGAGTTCACCTTCGACAGAAACATTCTGGCGGAACTGCTGACTGAATGCAAGGATTTGCTGCACGTTCTAATCGAGCGGCACCTCACTCCCAAATCCCACGGACGCATCGATCACGTTTTCAGACTCTTCGCAGACGTGGAGTTTCTGTCTGAGTTGTACAATCCTGATGGAGTTTACAAAGAGTATCTGCAGAAAATCTGCGAGGGGGTCAACAAACTGCTGGATGAAGGCATCGTCTGA